In the genome of Abyssalbus ytuae, the window TTCAATAAATTTCTGGTTGGTATTTTTGCTTTCCAATCCTCCTAACTCTGATATCCAGGGACCGGTTTTTAACCATGTTAATTCAGTTGTAATCTCAGCATCAACCTCTTTCATCCCTGTATATAAACAGGTTAAGTAACCCATATATTTAGCTGTTTTTAGAAATTGTATTAATTCATTTTTATGCCACTCCCCTCCCATAAACAACACACAACCGGCAAAGCCCTTATATTGATTAAGAATTTTCATATATGATTCAGAGGTGAGTTTTTCTCCGCTTCCTTTTTTCCCTAAATGCGACGAATGGCATCCTTTGCATTTTAAAGGGCAACCCGTTATATTGAAACAAATGCTTATTTGACCAGGCACTTCTTGTAATACAATCTGAACATTCGAATAATTCATAATTACAACATTTTCAAACAGTTTTAAATACATGACTTGTATTTAAAAAAGCAAATTAAAAAAGGAGAACTATCATTTAAATGTCGGTAATATTCTTTTTCCCGAAGAAATTACCATTTACTGAATCAGGCAGGTCTTCTGACTTACTTTAGTTTCACCGTCTTCCCGTCTATTATAAATAAACAGTGACAAAAAAAGAATATGAAACTTCTTTTACTAAGCTTACAGCTGCGGGAACAGTTCAGGAATTACACCTGATTCCCTTTTAATCCTAATAGACGAATATCTATTTAAGAACCAAATTCATACTAAAATTATGTAGTAATTAAAAACCGAAAAAGGCAGTATCTATATTATTATTAAAAACTTATGAACAGAAATATCTTTTTACCTGAAGAAATCCTTTTATAAAACATATAAAAACTCATCATCAAAACAGTTAAAATAATATCATTGAATTTTACTCTCTTTAGTAAACCCTATACTTTAGGCAATATAACCTGAGCCTCTACTATTAAAACTTGTTTACTGAATGCTTGTTGTTAAACAAACATACAGTATTTCAAATCAGTAATAAAGACGATCCTTCAATAAGGAAATAAATTTTCCTTATTGCTCAAAAAACTGAAAAAATTAAGAATACTTTCTAAAATAATATCAGTGGACTTCCAGAGCTACATTAGAAAACTTTTTTGTGTACTTACAACACCTAGGCAAGTTTTTATATGCTTCTTCGTCTGCTACCAAATCCTGAGCCACATGGCCCGCTTTTGATATGGCTTTTTTTATTTCGGCTTCTGAAGTCATATTTTCATCAAATTCATAGTATAAAATATGACTTTCCAACTCCCATATCGCAGAAGAAACCCCTGTTACAGACAAAGCAGCTTTTTCAATACGCTGTTTACACATCTCACAATTCCCTTTAACTACAATGGAATTTATATCCTCTTCTAATTTTTCCTGGGCTGACAAGCTAAAAGTTGTCAAAATTACACCTAATAGCAATACTATTTTTTTCATTCTGGTTTGATTTTATAACTTGAGCATTACCAAAATATAAAATTTAGCGCAATAATTGAAAAAAGTGTTTATTTATTTTACAAACCAATTAATCTAAACGGATACTTCTCAGCCTTAAAGCATTACTTATAACTGACACTGAACTAAAACTCATTGCCAATGCCGCTATCATAGGTGATAACAAAAGGCCGAAGAAAGGAAATAAAATACCTGCAGCTACCGGAACTCCAATCGTATTATATAACAAAGCAAAAAATAAGTTTTGCTTTATATTTTTTACCACACTATTACTTAGATTTTTTGCTTTAACTATTCCTTTTAAATCACCTTTAATCAGGGTTATGTCAGCACTTTCTATCGCCACATCAGTTCCTGTACCCATGGCTATACCCACATTTGCTTTGGCCAAAGCAGGAGCATCATTAATACCATCGCCTGCCATTGCTACTTTTTTACCATTATTTTGCAATACTTCAACTTCTTTTAGTTTATCCTGCGGAAGGCATTCTGCTTTAAAGCCGGAGAGCTGGAGCTTTTCTGCCACTGCCCTTGCCGTATTTTTATTATCTCCCGTAAGCATAATTACTTCCATCCCTGCTTCTTTTAATTTTTTTATTGCTTCTATACTTGTTTCTTTAATTGCATCCCATATTACTACAAATCCTGCTATTTCTTTTTCTATGAAGAATAGGGAAACTGTTTTACCTTTATTTTGGTACTTCAGTACTTCATTCCTCACCTCATCAGGATAATTTATATGATATTGTTTTAGTAATTTCTCGTTTCCCAAGCCTACATTTTTACCTTCCATATATCCTGTTACCCCTTTTCCGGCAACTGCCTGAAAGTTCTCAATAACCTGAAGCTTAATTCCTTTGTTCTTTGCATATTCCACAGTAGCTTTTCCTATGGGATGTTCACTATTGTTATTGATTGATGCTATAAATGAGAGTATTTCATCTTCATTCAAACCTGAGAGTGAAACTACTTTTTCCACAGAAGGTCTTCCAAAGGTAACCGTACCGGTTTTATCAATTACAAGGGTATCAATTTTATTCATTCTTTCAAGTGCCTCGGCATTTTTTATTAAAATTCCGGAGGATGCACCTTTACCTACTCCCACCATAATTGACATTGGAGTAGCCAGTCCCAATGCACAAGGACAGGCTATAATTAAAACAGCAATGGCATTAACAAAAGCGTATACCCAAGATGGTTCAGGTCCAAAAAACTTCCACACAATAAAAGTAATTATAGCAATAAACACTACTGCCGGCACAAAGTAAGCCGAAATTTTATCAGCCATATTTTGAATAGGCGCTCTTGAGCGGCTGGCATTATTTACCATTTTTATGATTTGTGAAAGTAACGTTTCACTTCCTACTTTTTCGGCCTCCATTAAAAATGAAGTATTCCCGTTAATAGTTCCTGAACTTACTTTATCACCTGGTTTTTTTTCCACAGGAATGGGCTCGCCTGTTATGGCAGATTCATCAATATAGGCATTCCCTTTTTTTAATTCTCCATCAACAGGAACCTTATCTCCTGGTTTTAATTTTAAAATATCACCCTTTTTAATATGATCTATTGAGATTACCTGCTCCTGCCCATCTACAATTCTAACTGCACTATTCGGGGCAAGTTTCATTAATTCTTTAATAGCGCTATTCGTTTTGCTATGAGCTTTGGCTTCTAAAAGCTGACCTAATAAAACCAGGGTTAATATTACGGTGGCCGCTTCAAAATATAAATGAACGGTTCCTTCTTCGGTTTTAAACTGACCAGGGAATAACCCGGGAAATATCAAGGCTATTACACTAAAAGTCCATGCGGCTCCTGCACCTATCCCAATTAAGGTAAACATATTTAAATTCCATGTCCTGACCGATCTCCAGGCTCGTTCAAAAAACATCCATGCAGCATAAAAAACTACCGGAAGGGAAAACACAAACTGCACCCAGTTCCAGTATTTTAAAGGCATGATTTTTAAAAGCGGATTTTCAGGTATCATATCAGCCATGGCTATTAAAAAAATCGGGAATGTGAAAGCAAGAGCTATTTTGAATTTTTTGAGCAGCTTTTTATAGGTCGTATTTTCTGAAGTCTCTTTAGTTTGCTTTGGCACTAAATCCATCCCGCAAACAGGGCAGTTGCCTGGTTCATCTGTTTCAATTTCCGAATGCATGGGGCAGGTATATGTCACGCTTTTTGAAGAAGAAGGCTGTTCTATAAGATCCATACCACAAACCGGACAATCACCCGGTTTATCATATGTTTTATCACCTTCACAAAACATAGGACAATAATACACCCCATTTCCTTTAAAATCCTTTTTACTTTTTTCTTTTTCTTTATGATATTTTAAAGCTTCTTTATCATTTAAATGAATTTGATAATGACTTCCTGCTTTTTTTAATTTATCCTGTAACTCAGTGATGGAAAGGTGGTTGTCAAACTCAATAACAGCTTCCGCCTTATCTAAATCTACTTCAGCTTGTTTTATTTCATCAATGTCATTTAACATTCTTTCCATATTAGCCCTGCACCCCATGCATGTCATTCCTGTTATTTTGTATATATGCTTCATCTGTTTAAGGTTTTATAAGCTGTTTAACTTTTTTTTTGCAGACAGAACAGCTTCCATTGACATAAATATTTTAAACATAGTGTGTGAATATGCTTAAAAATTTTTATCTGTTTCTTATAAATATTTGTAACAAAGCTAAGGGGAATACAACTCTACTTATTTCAAAATTTTAATTAAAACTTATAAAATTTTGTCTAATGATTTCCTGTTAAAAACATGCCTGGACTTAAACTCGGATAAATTAATACCCACTTCTTTTTTAAATTGGGAAGAAAAATGACTTAAGTTGCTGTATCCAAGCGCATAAGATATTTCTGAAAAATTCAATTTGTCCTCCTGTATAAGTTGTTTTGCTTTTTCAACTTTAAGTTTTATAAAATATTTTTCAATAGTGACCTGATTGGACCGGGAAAATAGCTTACTTAATTTATGATAATCTAAAGAAAGTTTTTCTGATAAATAATCTGATATGTTTTGTTCTTTAATTATTTTTTCCTCATTTATAAAATTTATTAATGCGGTTTTCACCTGTTCATTTAACACTTCATCTTTTTCATCCAGCAATTCAAAACCCAATGACCTCAACTCCATTTTGAGCGGTGTTTTTACAGCATCCAAATCTCCTGATAAAATTTCAACTTCCCCCAAATTTACTTCCCCAACCTGCAGGCTAAAATTTTCAAGTTGATCTTTTACCACCATCTTGCAGCGGTCACAAACCATATTTTTTATAAAAATAACTTCCATTAAAGAATAAAGTTAGTTAATATTGCATTGAAAACCCAGTTTTACTTACCAAACTATTTTTTCAATAACTTTATAACAAAATTAAAATGGAACTTGAAGAGTTAAAACCACGGGTAGTTAATATTTTATCCCATACAAATGTCTCTGTTGATGAGCGTCTTATCAAAGTTTGTGAATTACTAAAAGAAAATATTGATTATTACAACTGGGTAGGTTTTTATTTCCGGAACGGAAACAGGGAAGAATTAAAATTAAGGGCATTTGCAGGCGAACCTACAGATCATACAATAATTCCTTTTGGTAAAGGTATTTGCGGACAAGTAGCTGTTTCAAATCAAAACTTTGTAGTTCCGGATGTTAAAGCCCAGGATAATTATATTGCCTGCAGCATTTACGTAAAAGCCGAAATCGTTATCCCCCTTTTCAAAAACGGCGAAAATATAGGACAAATAGATATTGACTCACACACTCCTGATCCATTTACAAAAGCTGATGAAAAATTTTTAGAATTTGTAAATGACGCTGTTTCTAAAATATTATGATTTACTTTCCTGCGGGAAGACATTACATTAAAAAACCTGTAAAAAAGTATCACAGGAAAATTGCAAAAAATTAAAGGTTTTCATTGCCTATATTTTGATGCAAAAAAATTACTTTTGCACTCACAAACATTGTAATACAAATGAGCACCACCAAACAAGCAAAATCAGCATTAATTTCTGTTTTTAGTAAAGAAGGTTTAGAGCCTGTTGTTAAAAAACTAAACGAGTTAGGAATTACCATTTATTCTACAGGAGGAACAGAGAAGTTTATAAACGAACTGGGTATAGAAGTAATTCCCGTTGAAGATGTTACCAGTTACCCCTCTATTTTGGGAGGACGGGTAAAAACTCTTCACCCTAAAGTTTTTGGCGGCATATTAAACAGACAGGATAATGAAAGTGATATTGCCGAATTACAACAGTTTGAAATACCACAATTGGATATTGTAATTGTAGATTTGTATCCTTTTGAAAAAACTGTTGCAAGTGGAGCTTCACAACAAGATATAATTGAAAAAATAGACATAGGAGGTATTTCTTTAATAAGAGCAGCAGCAAAAAATTACAAAGATGTAATGTGCGTAGCCTCTGTAGAAGATTATAAAGACTTTTATGAAATTCTGGAAAAGGGAAAAGGACAAACTACCCTTGAAGAAAGAAAACTTTTTGCGGCAAAAGCATTTAATGTTTCTTCACATTACGACTCCGCTATTTTTAGTTATTTTAATATAGAGAGTGAAGTATCTGCCCTTAAATTAAGTGAGAACAAAGGCCAGCAATTACGTTATGGTGAAAATCCGCATCAAAAAGGATTTTTCTTTGGGGATCTCGATGCGATGTTCAAAAAACTACATGGCAAAGAATTATCATACAATAATTTATTAGATGTAGATGCTGCGGTTAATTTAATGTCCGAATTTAAAAGTGATGCTCCGACTTTTGCCATCTTAAAACACAACAATGCCTGTGGTATAGCGACCAGAAATACAATAAAGCAAGCATATCTTGACGCACTGGCAGGCGATCCTGTATCTGCATTTGGCGGAATACTTATTGCAAACAAAGAAATTGATGAGCCGACTGCCGGGGAAATAAATTCACTTTTTTGTGAAGTTGTTATTGCCCCTTCGTTTTCTGAAAATGCACTAACAATACTGAAACAAAAAAAGAACCGGATCATATTGGTTCAAAAAGAAGTTAATCTACCTGAAAAAAGTGTAAGATCCTGCTTAAATGGAGTATTAGTACAGGATAAAGATCTTAAAACAGACACCATAGAAGATTTAACATATGTAACCGACAATAAACCTTCTGAAAAGGAATTGGAAGACCTGATATTTGCTTCAAAAATATGTAAGCACACTAAATCAAACACTATTGTTTTAGCAAAAAACAAGCAGTTATGTGCCAGTGGAACCGGACAAACCAGCAGAGTAGATGCACTAAAACAGTCTATTGAGAAAGCACAGTCTTTTAATTTTGATTTAAATGGTGCTGTTATGGCCAGTGATGCCTTCTTTCCCTTCCCCGATTGTGTAGAAATTGCAGATAAAGCCGGAATAAAATCGGTAATACAACCGGGAGGCTCAATTAAAGACCAATTGAGTATAGATTATTGTAATGAAAATAATATTGCAATGGTATTTACAGGAATACGTCATTTTAAACATTAAATTTATTATTTTTGATAGAATTACAATATTTTAACCAAATTTAATACCTGAATATTACATGGGATTCTTTGACTTCTTAACCGAGGAAATAGCGATAGACCTGGGTACAGCAAATACACTGATTATACATAATGACAAAGTAGTTGTTGACAGCCCTTCAATTGTTGCCAGAGACAGGGTAACAGGCAAAATTATTGCAGTTGGTAAAGAAGCAAATATGATGCAGGGTAAAACTCATGAAAATATTAAGACCATTCGTCCGTTAAAAGATGGTGTTATAGCCGATTTTGACGCTTCCGAAAAAATGATCAGTATGTTCATCAAAGGTATTCCTGCATTAAAGAAAAAATTCTTTCAGCCTGCTTTACGAATGGTTATTTGTATTCCATCCGGAATTACTGAAGTTGAAATGCGTGCTGTAAAAGAATCTGCCGAACGTGTAAATGGAAAAGAGGTATACCTTATACATGAACCTATGGCAGCAGCCATAGGAATTGGTTTGGACATCATGCAGCCCAAAGGTAATATGATTGTTGATATAGGTGGGGGTACTACCGAAATTGCGGTAATCGCTTTAGGGGGTATTGTTTGTGATAAATCGGTGAAAATTGCCGGTGATGTATTTACCAATGATATTATTTATTACATGCGAACTCAGCATAACCTCTATGTAGGCGAAAGTTCTGCCGAAAATATAAAAATATCCATAGGTTCAGCCACCGAAGATCTTGAATTACCTCCTGATGAAATGAGTGTACAAGGTAGAGACCTTTTAACCGGAAAGCCCAAACAGGTACAAATATCTTACCGGGAGGTTGCCAAGGCCCTTGACAAATCTATTCTACGCATTGAAGATGCTGTTATGGAAACCCTATCCCAAACTCCTCCTGAACTCGCAGCTGATATTTATAATACCGGTATTTACCTTGCCGGTGGAGGATCTATGTTGAGAGGATTAGATAAACGGCTTTCCCAAAAAACAGATCTTCCGGTTTATATAGCTGAAGATCCTTTGAGAGCAGTAGTGAGAGGAACCGGTATAGCTTTGAAAAATCTTGAAAAATACAAACCCATACTTATAAAATAACAAAAGTGAATGCAACAGATAATCAACTTTTTAATAAAGGAAAAAAACTTTATACTGTTTTTGTTGCTTTTAATTCTATCGGTTTTTTTTACAGTTCAGTCAAATTCTTATCATAAAACAAAATTCATAAACTCAGCTAACTGGTTAAGCGGAGGTATTTATTCAAAAACCAATTCTATTTCCGACTATTTCCACTTAAAAGAAGATAACATTCATTTAGTAGAAGAAAACAAACGTCTTCGCCATATACTTTTTAATGGTGGAGAAGTTAAAACTGATTCCATTATTTTGGACAGTTCCCATATTACAAAGTATAGATTTACAGATGCGCTTGTTATAAAAAACAGTTATAGTAAACAAAATAACTATCTCACTATAAACAAAGGAAAAAAACATGGTGTTAAGCAGGATATGGGCGTAATAAGTTATGGCGGAGTAGTAGGGATTATTGAAAATACATCCAATGGTTATTCCGTAATTCAGTCAATTTTAAATACTTTATCAAAAGTAAATGCAAAATTGAAAAAATCCAATCATTTTGGAACATTAACCTGGGATGGTAACGATCCCCATATTGTACAACTTACAGATATCCCCGGCATAGCTCCTGTAAAAGTGGGAGATTCTATCATATCCGGAGGGATGTCTACTATTTTTCCGGAAAATATTTTAATAGGTACCGTACAAAGTTTTGAACTGGATGCCTCAGGAAATTATTATACTTTACAAGTTAAGCTATTTAACGATATGACAAGTATAAACCATGTTTTTATAATAGAAAATCTTAATAAAGAAGAAATTCAGGAACTTGAAAATTCTGTAGATGAATAATTTCACTATTCGGTATATTTTTTTATTTATTGCCCTTGTAATATTACAAGCTTCTGTCTTTAATAATATAAATTTTATGGGCTATATTAATCCATACATTTATGTGATATTCATTGCCTATTTTCCTATAAAAAAAGACAAACGCCCCCTTTTCATATTTCTTTCTTTTTTAGTAGGCTTATCTATAGATTTTTTTAGTGACAGTGGAGGCATAAATGCAGCTGCCAGTCTTACTACTGCCTATATCAGGCCTTTATTTTTAAGATCAACTTTCGGAAATGCCTACGATTATCAGACACTAAAAATAAGCAACACTACTTTTCCACAGCAAACAGTTTATTTAACACTTTTAATTTTAACACATCATTTAATACTTTTTTCATTAGAGATTTTTAGCTTTACTCATATACTTTTAATCATTAAAAAAACGTTATTTTCAGGAATATTCAGTATTCTTTTAAGTTTGATGCTGGTTTCTTTATTTAGTAATAACAAAACCGAATGAGAAAACTATTATTGACCTCTATTATCATTTCTACCTCGCTGATTTACATTGGAAGGCTGTCATACTTACAATTAATTGATAGCAGTTCAAAAAATCCGCTGGATGATACTGCAATAAAAGCAGTTTACGATTATCCTGAACGGGGCCATATTCTGGATAGAAACGGAAAATTAATAGTCTCAAACCAACCCTCGTATGATGTAATGGTAATACCCCGGGAAGTGAAACCCCTGGATACTCTCGAATTTTGTCAACTGCTTAATATTTCAAAAGAAGATTTTATAAAAGAATACGAGAAAGCGAGAATATACTCACCGCGGTTACCTTCAGTATTTGTTCCTCAATTGTCAAAAGAAGAATATGCCTTACTCCAGGAAAAAATGAGAAAATATGAAGGCTTTTATATCCAAAAACGTTCATTAAGACATTATGAAACCAGATCTGCTGCAAATGTCTTAGGTTATATAAGTGAGGTTAATGAACGCGATTTAAGAAAATATTCCTACTATCAGTCAGGAGAAATTATAGGAAGACAAGGGGTGGAAAAAGAATACGAAGAGGTATTAAGAGGAAGAAAAGGGGTGAAGTTTATTCAAAAAGACAGATTTAACAGGGAGATTGGTTCATATAAAAACGGAATATTTGACACCCTTCCAATACCCGGAAAAGATGTACAATTAACAATAGATATCGATTTACAGGAATATGGCGAAAAATTAATGACTAATAAAAGAGGTGGTATTGTAGCTTTAGAACCTAAAACAGGTGAGATTCTGGCTCTAGTGTCGGCACCAAGCTATGATCCTGCTTTATTAGTTGGCAGAAAACGATCAAAGAATTATACCAAACTTCATTATGATTCTATTTCCAAACCTCTTTTTGATCGTGGCTTACTTGCAATGTACCCTCCCGGTTCTCCCTTTAAAACTTTAAATGCCCTTGTAGCTTTACAAGAAGGGGTTATAACCCCACAAACTACTTACAGATGCTCCGGAGCTTATTATTACGGTAAAAGGGGAAGAAAAATGGGATGCCACTGCGGAGGTGGTATAAGAAACCTGAATAGTGGTATTTATAAATCCTGTAACACCTATTTTGCAACCGTTTACAGAAATTCCCTTGAAAAATACCCAACTGCTGAAGAAGGTTTAAATACCTGGGCAAAACACATGAAGAGTTTTGGTTTGGGAGATTATCTGGGATATGATTTACCCACAGGCCGGTCTGGTAAAATCCCAACTTCCAAAACCTATGATGCCACGTATGGAAAAAACCGATGGTATTCTACCGCTACCCTCTCCAACGCAATTGGTCAGGGAGAAGTTTTAACCACTCCTATACAACTTGCCAATATAACTGCAGCAATTTCAAACAGGGGGTTCTATTATACCCCACACATTATAAAAAAAATAGGCGAAGAACCTATTGAAGATGAAAAATATACTAAAAAGAAACAAACTTCTGTAAACCCTGAATATTTTGAACCTGTTATTCAGGGAATGTTTGATGTTTATAAAAAAGGGACTGCAAAATGGATTAGTGTGAAAGATATAAATATAGCCGGAAAAACAGGTACAGCCGAAAATTTCACTAAAATAAATGGTGAAACAGTCCAGCTAACCGACCACTCCATCTTTGTTGCCTTTGCTCCTGTTGATAATCCTAAAATAGCTTTAGCTGTATTCGTGGAAAACGGTCATTGGGGTTCTACATGGGCAGGAAGAATTGCAGGATTAATGATAGAAAAATATATTAAAGAAGAAATAACCGAAAAAGCCATGGAACAATTTGTTCTTAGTGGCAGCCTTGAAGAAGAATACGCAAAACCATACAGCGGAAAACCCTTTAAAATTAATGAGTAGCCCCAAATTAATTCATAATATTGACTGGATAACTGTTTTACTATACCTTATTTTAGTTTTCATAGGGTGGTTGAACATTTATTCTACAACTATTACTGAGGAAGCCGGTTCCATTTTCAATTTAAATCTCCCTTACGGAAAACAACTATTATTTATAGGACTAAGCAGTGTTTTGATTATAATAGTAATATCTCTTGAAGCTAAATTTTATGAACGTTTTTCCAGCATCATATACCTTATTTTTCTTGTTTTACTGGCCGGGCTTTTTATTTTTGGAAAAAACATAAACGGTGCTACCTCATGGTACAACTTTGGTGGTTTTAGTTTTCAACCCTCTGAATTTGCCAAAATCGCAACTGCTTTGGCAGTCTCTAAGCATCTAAGTGACTTTCAGACTAATATCAGTGATATTAAACACCAATTACAAACTTTGTTAATTATAGGCATTCCTGCAGTATTAATAATAGCACAGCCCGATCCGGGTAGTGCACTTGTATTCAGTGCCTTCTTTTTTGTAATGTACCGGGAAGGTTTGTCTATGGCATATTTGATTATAGGTACATTGATAATAGCACTATTTATTACCACTTTAATGTTTGGCGTAAAATGGGTTGTTATTGGTATGGGAATACTATTGAGTCTCCTGTATTTTTTTAGAAGAAAAAGCAAAAAAAAGTTCTCTTTCCTACTTTTTATCGGAATTATTACACTAACCTTTTTATTTTCCCTTTCAGTAAAGTATATTTTTGACAATGTATTTGAACAAAGGCATAGAGACCGTTTTAGTTTATGGCTACGCCTCGAGAAAGACCCTGAAAAATTAGAAGAAATAAGAAAAACCATAGGCTATAACACACATCAGTCTGAAACAACCATAGGTTCAGGCGGATTAACCGGTAAAGGTTTCCTGGAAGGAACCAGAACCAAAGGGAATTTTGTTCCGGAACAACACTCAGACTATATTTTCACAACCGTAGGTGAAGAGTGGGGTTTTGTCGGAACTACCTCTATAGTTATACTCTTTACTCTTTTGTTACTACGATTAATTATACTTGCTGAAAGGCAAAAATCAAAATTCAGTCGAATTTATGGATATGGAGTGGCTTCTATTCTCTTTTTTCATTTTGCCATAAATATAGGTATGGTTATAGGTTTATTACCTACCATTGGCATTCCTTTACCTCTTTTTAGCTATGGAGGTTCAGGCCTTTGGGGATTTACTATCCTTATATTTATTTTCCTGAAACTTGATGCCAACAGAGTTAATGAATGGCTTTAATTCTTAACATCCAAAGTATCCCTAATTGCATTTCCCATTAACATAAAAGCCATCACCAACGCCATTATCGCTATTCCGGGTATAATTGCCAAATAAGGCTTACCTACAATTATATAACTATAATGGTCTTTTATCATACTTCCCCAGCTTGGCATTGGTGGTTGAGCCCCTATGCCCAGAAAACTTAGTCCGCTTTCAATTAAAATGGCTGCAGCAAAATTTGCAGCAGAAATTACTATTACAGGAGCAGTAACATTGGGTAATATATGTTTAAAAATAATTCTGAAATTGCTATAACCTAAAGCTGTTGCTGCTGTTATGTATTGCATTTGCTTAACACTCATTACCTGTCCTCTTACTATTCTGGCTACTTCTACCCACATAGTTAAACCTACTGCTATAAATACCTGCCAAAAACCTTTTCCTAACGCAAGTGTAATAGCTATAACCAATAATAAAGTGGGAATAGACCATGTAATATTTACTATCCACATTATAAATGCATCGATTTTTCCTCCAAAAAAACCTGCTACAGCTCCAAAACTTAGTCCGATTATTAATGATATGATAACGGCTATAAAACCTATGGAAAAGGAAATTCTGGTCCCTACTATAAGCCGGCTCAATAAATCTCTTCCGTATTTGT includes:
- a CDS encoding ABC transporter permease, with amino-acid sequence MTIILSAINNLTLRKFKKNFWGVLSFFIILAFAFISVFAYKLAPDNSVNANQMHLSIHSKNPGFKVQILTIPSGEVTRQSYVDKFFFGEKNSDLEQPILNYRINQEKLFITEYAGEGILGLEKEIPLEKFPGNLSAEQIAEKYVSTKKFLLGTDKYGRDLLSRLIVGTRISFSIGFIAVIISLIIGLSFGAVAGFFGGKIDAFIMWIVNITWSIPTLLLVIAITLALGKGFWQVFIAVGLTMWVEVARIVRGQVMSVKQMQYITAATALGYSNFRIIFKHILPNVTAPVIVISAANFAAAILIESGLSFLGIGAQPPMPSWGSMIKDHYSYIIVGKPYLAIIPGIAIMALVMAFMLMGNAIRDTLDVKN
- the mreC gene encoding rod shape-determining protein MreC, giving the protein MQQIINFLIKEKNFILFLLLLILSVFFTVQSNSYHKTKFINSANWLSGGIYSKTNSISDYFHLKEDNIHLVEENKRLRHILFNGGEVKTDSIILDSSHITKYRFTDALVIKNSYSKQNNYLTINKGKKHGVKQDMGVISYGGVVGIIENTSNGYSVIQSILNTLSKVNAKLKKSNHFGTLTWDGNDPHIVQLTDIPGIAPVKVGDSIISGGMSTIFPENILIGTVQSFELDASGNYYTLQVKLFNDMTSINHVFIIENLNKEEIQELENSVDE
- the rodA gene encoding rod shape-determining protein RodA, with protein sequence MSSPKLIHNIDWITVLLYLILVFIGWLNIYSTTITEEAGSIFNLNLPYGKQLLFIGLSSVLIIIVISLEAKFYERFSSIIYLIFLVLLAGLFIFGKNINGATSWYNFGGFSFQPSEFAKIATALAVSKHLSDFQTNISDIKHQLQTLLIIGIPAVLIIAQPDPGSALVFSAFFFVMYREGLSMAYLIIGTLIIALFITTLMFGVKWVVIGMGILLSLLYFFRRKSKKKFSFLLFIGIITLTFLFSLSVKYIFDNVFEQRHRDRFSLWLRLEKDPEKLEEIRKTIGYNTHQSETTIGSGGLTGKGFLEGTRTKGNFVPEQHSDYIFTTVGEEWGFVGTTSIVILFTLLLLRLIILAERQKSKFSRIYGYGVASILFFHFAINIGMVIGLLPTIGIPLPLFSYGGSGLWGFTILIFIFLKLDANRVNEWL
- the mrdA gene encoding penicillin-binding protein 2, with translation MRKLLLTSIIISTSLIYIGRLSYLQLIDSSSKNPLDDTAIKAVYDYPERGHILDRNGKLIVSNQPSYDVMVIPREVKPLDTLEFCQLLNISKEDFIKEYEKARIYSPRLPSVFVPQLSKEEYALLQEKMRKYEGFYIQKRSLRHYETRSAANVLGYISEVNERDLRKYSYYQSGEIIGRQGVEKEYEEVLRGRKGVKFIQKDRFNREIGSYKNGIFDTLPIPGKDVQLTIDIDLQEYGEKLMTNKRGGIVALEPKTGEILALVSAPSYDPALLVGRKRSKNYTKLHYDSISKPLFDRGLLAMYPPGSPFKTLNALVALQEGVITPQTTYRCSGAYYYGKRGRKMGCHCGGGIRNLNSGIYKSCNTYFATVYRNSLEKYPTAEEGLNTWAKHMKSFGLGDYLGYDLPTGRSGKIPTSKTYDATYGKNRWYSTATLSNAIGQGEVLTTPIQLANITAAISNRGFYYTPHIIKKIGEEPIEDEKYTKKKQTSVNPEYFEPVIQGMFDVYKKGTAKWISVKDINIAGKTGTAENFTKINGETVQLTDHSIFVAFAPVDNPKIALAVFVENGHWGSTWAGRIAGLMIEKYIKEEITEKAMEQFVLSGSLEEEYAKPYSGKPFKINE
- a CDS encoding rod shape-determining protein MreD, which gives rise to MNNFTIRYIFLFIALVILQASVFNNINFMGYINPYIYVIFIAYFPIKKDKRPLFIFLSFLVGLSIDFFSDSGGINAAASLTTAYIRPLFLRSTFGNAYDYQTLKISNTTFPQQTVYLTLLILTHHLILFSLEIFSFTHILLIIKKTLFSGIFSILLSLMLVSLFSNNKTE